The following coding sequences are from one Streptomyces sp. NBC_01232 window:
- a CDS encoding DoxX family protein: MPRVSSPLMLAGLLAGAAVAHAVAPRQFDAIVPRSLPGTPRQWTYASGAAELALAVGVAHPRTRRVAALATAAFFVGVFPANVKMAADARRRSPAVRAVALGRLPLQVPLVLWARKVSRGAGAR, translated from the coding sequence ATGCCACGCGTCTCCTCCCCCCTCATGCTGGCCGGTCTGCTGGCCGGAGCCGCGGTCGCCCACGCGGTCGCACCCAGGCAGTTCGACGCGATCGTGCCCCGTTCGCTGCCGGGCACGCCGCGGCAGTGGACGTACGCCAGCGGAGCGGCCGAACTCGCCCTCGCCGTCGGCGTCGCCCATCCGCGCACCCGCCGGGTGGCCGCGCTGGCCACGGCGGCGTTCTTCGTCGGGGTGTTCCCTGCGAACGTGAAGATGGCGGCCGACGCACGCCGCCGCTCCCCCGCCGTCCGGGCCGTGGCGCTCGGCCGGCTGCCGCTCCAGGTACCGCTCGTGCTCTGGGCCCGCAAGGTGAGCCGGGGCGCCGGAGCCCGCTGA